Within Mucilaginibacter inviolabilis, the genomic segment GGCACGATCATACCTTTTCTCCAAAAAATCGGGCAGGGTAGCCACACCCGATTTGATATAGAACGGCGCGAAGAACAAGGCCAGCAAGATCAAAGTAAAGGCAGCCATCCACTCAAAATCGCCATTGAGCAGGCCTTTATCAAAGCCGCTTTGGGCCAGGCTTACCAAATGCACACAGGATATGTTGGTAGCGAACAAGGCCAAACCGATCATGGGCCAGCGCAGTTTTTTGCCCGCCAGGAAGTACTCCCCGGCAGCATTATTGTTATTCCGCGTTTTACGCTGATGCCGGATACCCGACCATAGCCCTATGATAAAAATAAAGGCGATGTACAAGGCGCTGATGATCAAATCGGGAGTATGGATCATGTTTTTTTGTTTAGAATCAAGAGATAAGAATTAAGACAAACTGTTGCTTTATCAACCTTCCCTTTGTTCTCATATTTTGACTTTTGAATTTTTACTTTTGACTTAATGCTATCAAATCGCAGCTGCTGCCGGGCTCCTGCGGGGTGATGTATACACCATTGCTGATATGTACCGGGTTTACAAAATGCTGCTGTAAATGTGGGATATGCTCTAAAAACAAGGCTTCGTGCCCCATCGATATATGGTTGAACAGTACCAGGTGCTGGTGTAATTGCCCCATATCGCCTACATGAGGCACTACCGGTATACCGTATTTTTTACAAAGCAGGCTCACCGTGATAAATTCGCTTACCCCGCCTACACGCACCGCATCCACCTGGATAAAAGAGGCGCAGCCAGTTTGCAGGTAATTTTTAAATATGATCTTATTGGGTACGTGCTCGCCCAAGGCCAGTTTTACCGGGGACACGGCATCGGCCAGGGTTTTATGGGCCAGTACATCATCCGGGTGGGTGGGCTCTTCTACCCAGTAAGGGTTCATGCTTTTGAATTGATTGCAGATGGAGATAGCCTGCGGCAGGTTCCATTGCTGGTTGGCATCCAACATCACTTTTACGCTGTCACCCGCCACTTCACGTACAATGTGCGCCCTGCGGATATCCCTTTCCGGATCAACAGAACCTACTTTAAGTTTCATGGCGGTAAAACCTTCTTCCAGGGCTTTCTTACAGTTCTCGCGTACTTTTTCGTCGGAGTAGTTGAACCAGCCGATGGAAGTATCATAACCCGGGTAGCCGGTTTGTAAAATATTTTCCCGCTGATGGCTGGCAGACCTTTGATCGGTAAGCATTTGGATAGCCTGCGCATGAGTCAATTCATCCTCGAGATAGGAAAGATCAAGCGTCGCCACAATTTGCTCGGGCGACAGATCAGTGAGTAATTTCCATAGCGGTACCCCCCTCTTTTTGGCCCAAAGATCATAACAGGCATTAGTGACCGAAGCCAAGGCCAGGTGCACCACACCTTTATGCGGCCCCAACCATCGGAATTGCTGATCGTTGGAAAGCTGGTTGAACAATCGACCAAAACCGGCCATGGTTTCTTCAATATCTTTCCCCGCCAGTTTGCTGGCATAATAATGGGCGGCTTTGCAAACCAGGTCGTTGCCCTCGCCAAGGGTAAAGGCAAAGCCGGTGCCTGTTAGTCCGCTATCATCAAACAAACGGGTTACTGCGTAGGAATAAACGGGGTTGGTATGTACGGCATCACTCCCGGCGCTACCATCAAGCGCGTAGCGTACGTCGTCAACTTCAATATTCTTTATCATCTATTTTAATTCTGTTTTTTATTGATTTGGCGCATTCATAACACGACGATAGCCTAATTCGGCACCTCCGCTTACGGGTAAAATACAGCCTGTTATAAAACGGGCCTGTTCAGATATCAGGAACAAACAGGCATCGGCTATGACATCACCTTCCGGGCAATAGCCTAAGGCATGGATCCCATCCA encodes:
- a CDS encoding enolase C-terminal domain-like protein, with product MIKNIEVDDVRYALDGSAGSDAVHTNPVYSYAVTRLFDDSGLTGTGFAFTLGEGNDLVCKAAHYYASKLAGKDIEETMAGFGRLFNQLSNDQQFRWLGPHKGVVHLALASVTNACYDLWAKKRGVPLWKLLTDLSPEQIVATLDLSYLEDELTHAQAIQMLTDQRSASHQRENILQTGYPGYDTSIGWFNYSDEKVRENCKKALEEGFTAMKLKVGSVDPERDIRRAHIVREVAGDSVKVMLDANQQWNLPQAISICNQFKSMNPYWVEEPTHPDDVLAHKTLADAVSPVKLALGEHVPNKIIFKNYLQTGCASFIQVDAVRVGGVSEFITVSLLCKKYGIPVVPHVGDMGQLHQHLVLFNHISMGHEALFLEHIPHLQQHFVNPVHISNGVYITPQEPGSSCDLIALSQK